The Solibacillus daqui genome has a segment encoding these proteins:
- the dapD gene encoding 2,3,4,5-tetrahydropyridine-2,6-dicarboxylate N-acetyltransferase, which translates to MEKLNAQQIIDFISQAKKVTPVKVYVKGAGVAYLSYGPDAKVFGDGNNAVVFGEWSQIEAALKEHETQIEDYVVENDRRNSGVPLLDTKHINARIEPGAIIRDQVTIGEQAVIMMGAIINIGAEIGAKTMIDMGAVLGGRATVGENCHIGAGTVLAGVVEPPSALPVVVEDDVVIGANAVVLEGVRIGKGAVVAAGAIVIKDVEPYTVVAGVPAREIKKLDEKTKSKTEIIDSLRNL; encoded by the coding sequence ATGGAGAAATTAAATGCACAGCAAATTATTGATTTTATTTCACAGGCAAAAAAAGTTACACCGGTTAAAGTTTATGTAAAAGGTGCGGGTGTCGCTTATTTATCATATGGTCCAGATGCAAAAGTATTTGGTGATGGCAATAATGCCGTTGTTTTCGGTGAGTGGTCTCAAATTGAGGCAGCTTTAAAGGAACATGAAACACAAATTGAAGATTATGTTGTTGAAAACGATCGCCGTAATTCAGGTGTACCGTTATTAGACACAAAACATATTAATGCACGTATTGAGCCAGGTGCGATTATTCGTGACCAAGTAACAATAGGTGAGCAAGCTGTTATTATGATGGGCGCGATTATTAACATCGGTGCTGAAATTGGTGCAAAAACAATGATCGATATGGGTGCCGTATTAGGTGGGCGTGCTACAGTTGGTGAAAACTGCCATATTGGAGCAGGAACAGTGCTAGCAGGTGTAGTAGAACCTCCAAGTGCGTTACCTGTAGTCGTAGAAGATGATGTTGTCATCGGTGCTAATGCCGTTGTATTAGAAGGTGTACGAATCGGCAAAGGTGCTGTTGTTGCAGCGGGTGCCATTGTTATTAAAGATGTAGAGCCATACACAGTTGTAGCAGGTGTACCAGCTCGTGAAATTAAAAAGTTAGATGAAAAAACGAAATCAAAAACTGAAATAATTGATTCATTACGCAACTTATAA
- a CDS encoding LysR family transcriptional regulator, giving the protein MTATEAEIIKVLAEEKNMRKAAERLFLTQPALSQRLQSIEKEWGAQLFIRSQKGLTATPAGELVIQYSNEMIVKREEIFESIQALQSKVHGTLKIACASIVGQNWLPKVLKDFVTKYPDTKISLMTGWSSEIVKALYDGEAHIGIVRGQAEWKGKKIHLFRDMMYLVDKEIQDMEDIITSDRPFIQFKSDSNYYQEIQQWWQRHFNYNPKHQIIVDQIETCKQMALNGIGYAILPSITLNGEEKVHKIPLTNSENDHGLTRDTWLIGYESTFELRQVEAFVNVVQDHARCLYDYSRG; this is encoded by the coding sequence ATGACGGCGACAGAAGCGGAAATTATCAAGGTGCTGGCAGAGGAAAAGAATATGCGTAAGGCTGCCGAGCGTTTATTTTTAACACAGCCAGCTTTGTCACAGCGCCTACAATCCATCGAAAAAGAATGGGGTGCACAATTATTTATTCGCTCACAAAAGGGATTAACGGCGACGCCAGCTGGTGAATTAGTCATCCAATATTCGAATGAAATGATAGTGAAGCGTGAAGAAATATTTGAATCCATTCAAGCGTTGCAGTCGAAAGTACATGGTACGTTAAAAATTGCCTGTGCATCGATTGTAGGTCAAAACTGGCTACCAAAAGTTTTGAAGGATTTCGTAACAAAATATCCAGATACAAAAATTTCGCTTATGACTGGTTGGAGCTCAGAAATTGTGAAAGCCCTTTATGATGGAGAAGCACATATCGGTATTGTCCGTGGGCAAGCTGAATGGAAGGGGAAAAAAATCCATTTATTCCGCGATATGATGTACTTAGTTGATAAGGAAATTCAAGATATGGAAGATATTATCACATCAGATCGCCCGTTTATTCAATTTAAAAGTGATTCGAATTATTATCAGGAAATACAACAATGGTGGCAACGTCATTTTAACTACAATCCTAAGCATCAAATTATTGTAGACCAAATCGAAACATGTAAACAAATGGCACTAAATGGCATTGGTTATGCGATTTTACCGTCCATCACATTAAATGGTGAGGAAAAGGTGCACAAAATTCCGTTAACCAACTCAGAAAATGATCATGGCTTGACACGTGATACGTGGTTAATTGGCTATGAATCGACGTTTGAATTACGCCAAGTGGAGGCATTTGTCAATGTAGTACAAGACCATGCCCGCTGTTTATATGATTATTCCAGAGGATAA